One region of Gouania willdenowi chromosome 13, fGouWil2.1, whole genome shotgun sequence genomic DNA includes:
- the LOC114474845 gene encoding probable G-protein coupled receptor 171 has translation MDVLTSANVSAVCVVNDHMTAFIVLYSLVFFIGLPAHLLSVLVFIISRRQQHSRGGSGTRLYLLNLLLADLLLLLMLPFKILKDSGSATWNLTMFHCRFSAVVFYISLYSSLMFLTLIISQRHLQASQSSFSRRLQEVGFSRLLSVVVWFLLIVINLPNMVLPLTTIQPRPFLSCSSLKSEMGHHFHTLAVLLNMALFLNASVCVLFCCILALRRLLGRGGNGNHGDARRAALSVKVTAAAYALSFVPYHAVRMPYTLAQVELISDCWTRRQLFLWKEATLLLSVLRLCFDPLLFFCLCSPFRRTISSTIRRTNTQPGQDRETSV, from the exons ATGGACGTGCTAACCTCTGCTAACGTTAGCGCCGTGTGTGTGGTCAATGATCACATGACTGCCTTCATCGTCCTCTACAGCCTCGTATTCTTCATCGGCCTCCCAGCACACCTGCTGTCAGTGCTCGTCTTCATCATCAGCCGCAGACAGCAG CATAGCCGCGGTGGTAGCGGCACACGCCTCTACCTACTCAACCTGCTGCTGGCCgatctcctgctgctgctgatgctgcccTTTAAGATCCTGAAGGACAGCGGTTCTGCTACGTGGAACCTCACCATGTTTCACTGTCGCTTCAGCGCCGTCGTTTTCTACATCAGCTTGTATTCGTCGCTGATGTTCCTCACCCTCATCATCAGCCAACGACACCTGCAG GCCTCCCAGTCTTCATTCTCACGGCGTCTCCAGGAGGTTGGTTTCTCTCGTCTGCTGTCGGTGGTCGTTTGGTTTCTGCTGATCGTCATCAACCTGCCCAACATGGTCCTGCCTCTCACCACCATCCAG ccccgccccttcctcAGCTGTTCTTCTCTAAAGTCAGAGATGGGTCATCACTTCCACACTCTGGCCGTCTTACTCAACATGGCGCTGTTCCTCAACGCGTCCGTCTGTGTGCTGTTCTGCTGCATCCTGGCTCTGCGCCGCCTCTTGGGGCGTGGCGGCAATGGTAACCATGGTGACGCCCGGCGTGCGGCACTGAGCGTGAAGGTGACGGCGGCGGCGTACGCGCTGAGCTTCGTGCCGTACCACGCAGTACGGATGCCGTACACTCTGGCCCAGGTTGAGCTGATCTCTGACTGTTGGACCCGTCGTCAGCTGTTCCTGTGGAAAGAGGCCACGCTGCTGCTCAGTGTGCTGCGACTCTGCTTCGACCCGCTGCTCTTCTTCTGCCTCTGCTCGCCGTTCAGACGTACGATCAGCAGCACCATCAGGAGGACCAACACACAGCCTGGACAGGACCGGGAGACCAGTGTGTGA